CGTACGTTCCGGTATTGGCGACCACGGCTTTATCGGCAGAGAGTAAGGCGCCCATGGGTGCCGTAAACAATCGGCTTTGCCCGGCATTTAAGGTGGTCAGCACTACCCCGTTCAGGCTCACGACGGTAGCATCCTGCACGGCCATCACAGCATAGAGCGGTGCGCCGCCGTAAATCCCGGTATAACTGCTGCGGTAATAACCAAGCCGGAAGCTCAGCCCCAGCCCTTCATTCCCGAAACTGACCAGTGAGGCGTTGCCTTTGATATTGGTCACACTGGTACCCGGGGTGTCCGAAGCGATGTTCCGCATGTTTACGGCTACGGGACCGGTCGCAGTGACAATAAGCCCACGGTCGTTATAATTGGTATTGGTGTTATTTCGCGGCGTATTCACCGGGTTCCCGACAAACCGATAGGAAACGGGAGCCGCTGCCGTAACGGACAACGTTGTAAGAAATGTTCCGTCGCTTTTTTTAAGTTCGACTGATAAAGGTCCGGGCTCCTGTGTGGAAACCACAATTTCGTTGGCATCACTCCAATATTGCCAGGGTCAAGGGGCGATGTAATGGGTTTCGGCATTCTGTGCCTGGGTGTGTAGTGCCGAAAATAAAATTAGTAGGAAGAATAAGGGTAAAGTTCTTTTCATTCGAGGCTGTTTAGGATGGTATCCTTCAAAACTATTAAAAAAAGGTTAAATTACTGTTGTGTTTATTTAACATTAAAGGGCTTTTTTATTACATAAATACCTCATAGCGAATACACTATGAGTCAGCTACGGTATTAGGGTAAAAAAAACATAATTGTCCTTTTTTACTCCTTAATTATTTTTTGGATCCTGGACGTCCCATCGGTAAAATCAACCTGAATGAGGTAAATGCCCCGCTCTAAACTGCCAATGTTATGCTGCCCGCCTGTGCCCTTAAGCACTTGTTGCCCTAAAAGGGAATAGAAGGTCACGGATTGTATTTCCTGTACGGAAGTGATTGTAAGCTGTTGTTTCACCGGATTCGGGAATAGGGAGAATAGGATCGTTTCATACATGCCTGTTCCCAGGGTCGGTGTTACATCAATCGTATAATCTTCGGCTTCCCCAATGGAATTAGTGGAGCAGGCCGTCCAGCCATCCCATCCTTCTACCGCTTTAATACGGATGCGGGTGGTTCCCGTAAGTGCCGTTTCGGGTACCGGTACGGTGAAGGTCACTGTAGTCCCTTCGGCAGTGGCCGACGCATACACCTGTTCCGAATCCTCAAAAACCTCATCCTGGTTCCAGTCGATCCAGGTTTTCAGATAGGCAGTATTGGCAGAGCATCCTACGGTAAAACTTACTGTGCTATTTTTAGATGCAGTCAGCGTTTGGGCCGTATAATCTCCATATCCATTGGTGGAGCAACCGCTATTGGTATTGGACAAATTGGTTGTTCCCCCGGTTGTCACCACACTGTTGATGGACAACAGGCTGCAGCCATTGACAAAGGCTACCGGACAATATCCCGCTTCGGGTTGTGGCGCTACTGGTGTGGTGGTACCAATCGTAAATTTCTTCACCATCGTTCTGTCCACCGATTCATCGGCATACGCCAGTACGAGGTTGGCCTCGTTATCGACGATCAGGCTATTCCATTTGGCTTCGCCGGTAGCCACAACGCTTCCTAACGCATGCCATTGCGTACCATCAAAAGCCATAACACTATTCTTATTGTTAGGGCTGTTTTCAAAATTACTAAAAGCCACATACGGACTACCCGCAGCACTTACCGCTATACTCACATAATGGACCCGGTATTCGGAAAAATTCTCCGCGCCCACCTGTGACCAGGCCGTACCATTGTATTTTTTGACATTGATTTTATTGCCCGCTGAGGATGGTGAGGTATAAGCAACGTAAAGGTTATCCTGTGCATCAATAGCCATCGAAGCCCGGTATTGTTCTGAAGATGTAGCATAAGCCACAAATCCGTTTCCGCCTACCGCAGTCCAAGGTTGTGTGGTGGATGCCACAGTATTGTTTTCATACACATACAGGTTCCCCCCATTGACAAAACTCACATATACTTTACCATTGCTGCCGGCAACCATATCAAGATACGTAGGGACTCCCTGTGCAAAACCGGTAGTACCTACCTGTTGCCATACCCCATTGACCAGTTTTTTTACAGTACCCTGTGCTTCCCCATTGGCGGCCAGCAAGGTGCCGTCCGCTGCTACTGCTGAAGCCTGGAAATTGACACTGCCTGTCGTCACTTTGGGCAATGCACTCCAGGCAGTACCGTCAAACTTCCGTACTTCCATCCCGCTGTCCGGCCATCCCACCTGATTGGTATAGATGATGTTGCCTTCGGTATCGATGACAAGAGAATTATAGGTCGCGGTACCGGTTGTAATTCCGGCAGTACCACCCGGATAACTCCAGGCGGTTCCGTTAAATTTCTGGACTGTCCCTTTAGCCACGGATCCGTCATAATAGGAAATATAGTAATTTCCGTTGGTGTCTTTGGCAAGATTCTGGAAACTGCCCCAGGTCGGGGAAATGCCATTGGGATCTCCAACAGCCTCCCACTCCTGAGCCTGCAGCATTAAAGGACTCAACACTGCACAACAACTAACTATCGTTCTTGCCATTCTATTTTTGCCGGAATGCAGTACGGCTGTAATGTAGTTTTGGAACATATTTAAAGGTATCTGATTAATTCAATAGTATGCTTATTTGTATTTAGTCTAAATAATTATAATATTTGCAAAGATCTTTATTAAAAGAAATACCCTTGTATGCATGACGGATTAAATTGTATGGCGTACGGATTAAATTGAATACTATGGCAAATGAATTAATGGCTACCGCAAAAGTTCCTGATATTGCAATCCCAATTGACTTTTACCGCTATGAAACGGATGGTATTGTAGAACATTCGATCTCGATCACGGATTGCCTTTTGGAGGCCAGCTACCGCAAAATACTTTTTAAGCACATCCATCTGTGCCACGGCACTATCACAATAGGGAAAGGAAAATCGATACGCATTGTCAGTCCTGAGCCGGTGTTCTACATGAATTTTTCGCTGCAGGGTGAATCGACTGTACGGTATAGCAGTGGTAAAACGTTACACTATACCCCCTTGCAACATAACCTGCAGTATGTGCCAGATCCTGAATTTTATATTGACCCGGGCAAACAAGCCGGCCTCAACACTTTTTTCCTGATCATCTTCCGGGAAGAATACCTACGGCAGCTACTGCCTGAGAATTATGATTTCCTGGATTATTTTATGAATGCGAGGACGTCTGAAAAAGTGGCACTATTGCATCAGGACAATTGCAGTATCACCCATGAAATGCAGAGTATTATAAATGAAATCATAGGTTGCAAACGAAAAGGGATTTTGAAATGCTTGTTCCTCGAAGCGAAGATCATTAAGTTATTAATGCTTCAACTTGAACAATTTGAACTGTTACACTACAGCCGGGAATCGTATACGTTATCCGACTATGACCTCAAAAAAATCCACTATGCCAAAACACTGGTGGAGCAAAACCTGACCCACCCGCTTTCCCTGCTCGAATTGGCACGGCAGTCGGGGCTGAATGATTTTAAATTGAAAAAAGGATTTAAAGAGGTATATGGCAATACGGTATTTGGGTACCTCAAAGTATTGCGAATGCAGGAAGCCCGGAAATTATTGCTGGACAAGGAGCAGTCCATCAACGCGATTGCCCACTATTGTGGTTATCGGTTTGTGCAAAATTTCACCAGGGCATTCAAAGAAGTCTATGGCAGTACCCCGGAGAAGTTCCGGAAGTCCTAAGGTGCTTCTGGCTGTGTTCCTACCTTATCCAATGGCAGGCGGAGGTTATTTTTTAATTTCTTGAATTGAGTGGGTGTAAGCCCTGTTAATTTTTTAAACTGAGACGATAAATGCTGTACACTGCTGTACCCTAAATTCCAGGAAATCTCGTTGAGGTTCAGCTCATCATACAACAGGAGCTCTTTGGCTTTTTCGATGCGCTGCTGTATGGCATACTGTTCAATAGTAATGCCCTGCGTAATGGTAAAAAGGGATGATAACGAACTGTAATCTTTATCAATCGTGTTTTGGATATAAGTGCTCAGGGACTCTTCTCCATCATTTTTACCGTGATGGATATAGGCTATAACAGCACTTTTAATACGCTCCACCACAATGAATTTCCGGTTATCCAGCCACTCAAAACCGAGTCCGGCTAATTTTCCCTTTACTTCTTCTTCCTGTTCGGCCTCGAGGTCCCGGGCGAGTTCGATCTCTCCCAGCCCTACTGCTTTAAATGGAATGTCCATTGCATCCAGCAGTTGTTTTACCACCAGAATGCAACGGTCGCATACCATATTTTTGACATAAAACACCTTCATTAATCGAGGGGTGTTGCCTTATATCCTGCCTTTGCCAAAACCGCAATAAGCTCACTTTCGGCAATATCCTCTCCAGAAACAGTCAGGGTTTTATCCGGATTTGCCGTATCTACTTTCCATTCGGAGATTCCCTTTTGATCGTCCAGTACCGGAGTTACTTTTGCCACGCAGGCACCACAATTGATATTCGTTTTAAAGTGTATGGTTTTCATATTTAATTTTATTTATAAGCGATAATAATACAATAATTCTTCGTTTTCATATCCTGGAGGATACTCGGGCTGACCTCAGTACCCTGGTAGGTATCCCGAATTTTAAAACCGGCGGTTGTTAGCAATCCGCACAGTTCTTCGGTTGAATAGAGTTGGAATCCGTAAGCGACAAATGGTAAAGACGCCATGAATTCCCTATCCCGGAATGCCAGCACAAGCTCTCCTGTGCCCTTCAATACCCGGTAGATTTCCTGTAACAACTGTGTCGGGTCTTCCCAAAAATACACGGTATTCACCGAAAAAACAACTCCAAGGCTTCCGGAGTCCATCGGGATATCTTTGCCGTTGTACCAATCGAACTGCCGCCCAGTAGTGTTTAACTGTCGCGCTTCCTGGTACATGGTCGTGGAAATTTCAAGCCCGTGGTAATCCGCATTCGGGTACATTTCGGAAAGTGACCCCACATGTGCCCCATTCCCATACCCTAATTCTAAAACTGATTTGCCATCGGCATCCAATACTTTCAGGGTTTCCCGGATCATGTGCCCATTGGTTTCCTGCATCTGCTGTCCGGTTCCTATGCCGTCCTGCCCTGAGGGACAGGAAAGCTGTCGTGCTATGGTTTCATAATCGTTTTTTTTCATAGTTTTTTCCTTTTCAGCAGCAGGCTATTGGCCACCACACTCACGGAGCTCAGTGCCATTGCAGCCCCGGCATACATCGGATCCAGTAAAAATCCGTTAATCGGGTACAATAATCCGGCAGCAATCGGGATCCCAATCAGATTGTAGATGAAGGCCCAAAACAGGTTTTGACGAATGGTTGCTACTGTTAGTCGGGACAACTGAATAGCCTGTGGTATTTTGGTCAGGTCAGACGAAATAATGGTCATTTTGGCCACATCCATCGCGATATCACTGCCTTTGCCCATTGCAATACTCACATCGGCCTGTGCCAGTGCGTTGCTATCGTTGATTCCGTCTCCAGCCATCGCCACAATCTTACCTTGTCTCTGTAGTTTTTTTATAAAATCGGCTTTTTCTGCAGGTAGCACATTGCCTCTGTATTCATCGATTCCGAGGTTATCGGAAACGGCTTTCGCGGTTTGTTCGTTATCACCCGTCAGCATGTATACCCGGATACCTTCTTCGTGGAATTTGGTAATTGCGGCTTTTGATGTTGGCTTGATCCTGTCGGCTAATGCGATACCTGCAAGAAGCGTGGCAGCACTACTGAACAACACGACAGTCTGGGCTTCATCCAGGCGGGCCTCCATCCATTGCTGTGCTTCCGGAGGAACCGGGATATTCCGTTTGGCGGTAAGCCCGGGATTCCCGATACTGTAGGTAATACCCTGAAACGTCCCTTCAATTCCTTCACCAACTTTGTTCTCGATAGCAAGCTGATCTAAAAAACGGGCGTCGGATTTAAGGTATTCTATAACGGCGTCAGCCAGTGGATGTTCTGATGATTTTTCTATACTGTATAATATGTCCTGCAGGGTTTCGGTTTTATCGGTAAACCATCGAATTGCGGTTACAGCCGGTTTGCCTTCGGTGATGGTACCGGTTTTATCCAGTATTACAGCATTGACTTTTTTAGCCGTTTCGAGGCTTTCGGCATCCTTGATTAATATTCCATTCTCGGCCCCTTTCCCTACGCCCACCATAATTGCGGTTGGGGTAGCCAGCCCTAAAGCACAGGGACAGGCAATGACTAATACGGTTACGAAGGCAATCAAGCCCTGGCTGAATCCGTTGGGGCCACCTAAAAATACCCAAAGGAGGAAACTCAGCACTGCAATTCCCATAACCACCGGTACAAAAACGCCTGCGATCTTATCCACCAGCTTTTGAACGGGTGCTTTACTACCCTGGGCATCCTGAACCATCTTGATGATCTGGGCGAGTACGGTATCGCCTCCTACTTTTTGGGCTTCAAACTGGAAACTGCCCTTTTGGTTGATGGTTCCTGCGAATACCGGTTCGCCTACTGTCTTTGCCACAGCCACAGGTTCGCCACTGATCATGCTTTCGTCTACATAACTGCTTCCGGAAGTTACTTTACCATCTACCGCAATACGTTCTCCGGGTTTTACCAATATAATGGCTCCGGGCTGTATGGTCGCGATGGCCATTTCCATCTGGTACCCTCCTTCGTGTACCACCGTTACAAACTTGGGCTGTAATCCCATCAGTTTTTTAATGGCGGAAGAGGTATTGCCTTTGGCTTTTTCTTCCAGTAATTTGCCTAAAAGGATAAAAGCAATGACTACCCCGGCAGCTTCAAAATACACATGCGGATGGATGCCCAGCCTGTGCCAGAATTCCGGAAAAAGGGTATTGAATACACTAAAGATGTAAGCTGTACCGGTGCTGATGGCGACTAAAGTATCCATATTGGCGGACCGGTGTTTCGCCTGCTTCCAGGCACCAACAAAAAATTGCTGCCCATAATACAAGACCATCGGTGTGGCTAATGCCCACATGATATAATTGGCATAGGGCATGCTCATAAAAAACATCCCAATTGTGACCAAAGGAATGGATAACAGCACGGCACCAATCACTTTACGCTGTAAGGCTTTTTGCTGATTGTTTCGAATATCTTCCAGGGATTCCCGGGCTTCGTCACCTTCATCAATGATCAGGTCATAGCCGGATGCCTGCACGGCCGCTTTTAGCGCCTGGCTATCGGTAATAGTAGGAATGAATTCTATTTTGGCAGCATTGTTCGCATAGTTAACGGCTACGGCTACGACACCCGGAATCTGTTTCAGGGTACCTTCGACACTGCCGGCGCAGGAAGCGCAGGAAAGATTGGTCACCGCATAGTTTTTCTTCACCGTGGTGACGCCATACCCCAGGTCACGAATTGCGGCAACGGCTTCCGATAGGGTCTGAGCCGGAAGATCTGCAGTTACCACGGCGCGCTTGTTGTTGAGTTCCACGGTATGGGATGTAATCTTTGGGATTTTGCCCAGGCCATGATCTACAATCATCGCACAGTGCTCACTGTCTACCGCTTCTAAAGGAATGTTATAGGTATTTTTGACTGATTTGTCCATAATTTGTTGGCTTGTGCCGGAACAGGAAAAAAGTCCTGGCTACTTCGATAACAAATTTCGGGATTAATCTACCGGAACTATTATAAAATTCCGGATAATATTTATATATAAATTGTAAGACAACCTGTTCCCTATTTAAAAGGATTAAAGGAAACACCTACCGAAAAGTACCCCGTACCATCCTGGGTTGTGTTGTAAATATAATCGTTGGTGGATTTGCCCCTTTCGGTCAGCCGGGAATTGAAAACATTGGCTATCCCCCCTTTAAAAGTAGCAATAACCGATTTGTGGAGTTTATGCTCATAGGTGATTCCGGAACGCAGTTCCAACTGCCGGAAATCGTAGACACGAGCCAGTCCGGGTTGGTTCAGCGCCACATAAAACCCTTCGCTCCCGAGCTCGGTCCCGAGTGACAGCCTACCATTTTCGAAAACCGGCCGTTTGAACAATAGCCGTTGCGGCAGTATAAAATCAAAGGTCCAGGGTGAATTTTCAAACCGGTGTTCCAGCGTAAATACAGGTAATACCGGAACTACCGAAGCGGGATCGAGCAGTCCTATGACCCCGGCCGTCATCGTAGTCCGTTCTGTTTTTTTCAGTACCAGGGTGGCGGCAAAAAGCCCTTTTAGCCGTTGTACATCTTTTTCGGTACCATCTGCTATAACTGAAAAATTATAAATGAAAGGCTTTTTGAACAATCGCGCAAAATAGGTAAAACTCACAGCAGCCGACAAGTAATGGAAATCCATAGTCTTACTGTAGACCGGAATGGAAGCATCCTGCCTGTTGGACACATCGGCCAGTTCAAACGATTCGTATTTGTAATTGAAGGAAGAAGTAAGTGTCCAGCGGGGCTTTCGCAAAAAAGGGATATTGGCGGCCACCCGCAGCTTCATCCGGTTTTGGATTTCACCCGATTCATAGTCGCGCCCGAAAAGCTTAGCATCATAATCACTGGGAAGGTATTGCTGGTACTGCACGTCAAAAACCCGGGCGACGGCAAATTTATCCGCTATTTCTTTCCGGACTTCTTTCTTTACTGCAGTTTCATCCTGTGCGTTCGCTGCAAAGGATAGGAATACGGTAGAAAATACAACGAATTGCTTTCTCATTAGGGTGCTTTATTTAATAGGGTTGGGTGGATACATTTATAGTTTACCGGATAAGCTGTCACCAAGGTATAAATCCATAAAGTTCTTACGGTAAATGTCTCCTATCGGAATCTCGGCATTATTCAGGTAGATTGTATGATTATCAAACGACAGGATATGGTTCATATTGACCACATAGGACTTGCTGACCCTTACAAATATGGTTTGGGGCAATTGGTGGTAAATGGTTTTCAGGTTCATGGCCGTGATGATCTTATTGTCATTCACATACATCACCACATAGTCTTTTAGCCCTTCGATATACAGGATATCTTTAAAGAATATTTTGTAGAATTTACGCTCGGCTTTGATCAGCATAAAATCGGACGCGACACTTTCAAGGCTACTTTTGGCATTGGTCTGTAGCAACAGTTGCTGGTAGTTTAATGCTTTGTTGATCGCCTTTTCAAAACGTTCTTTCAGGATGGGTTTTACTAAATAGTCAATGGCATCGACTTCATAACTTTTCAGAGCATACTGGGAATAGGCTGTTGTAAAAATAATGAGCGTATCTCCTGCAATCGTCTGTGCAAATTCGAGCCCGTTGACGCCGGGCATCTGAATGTCCAGGAAGATCAGGTCCACCTGATTTTCTGCCAGGAATTCGCGGGCTTTTTTTACTCCATTGAAACAGCCGACCACGCGGAGTTCGGGAAAATCATTCACCAGCAATAACATGCCTTCGCGTGCCAGAGGCTCATCGTCTATAATAATACAATTCATAACGGTAAGGTTAAATGGATGGTATATAAGGTATCGGAATCCACGATTCCCAGTTGGAAACTATTGCCATACAGCAATTCGAGCCGTCGTTTGATATTCACCAGCCCCAATCCGGACTTTTCGGAAACGAGCATTTCTTCAGGTTTGGTATTGATGCACCGGAATACAACTTCCTTCGCGTCAATCTTAAATTCCACGGTTACCTTTGATGGATGTTCGGCATCGAAACTGTGTTTTATCGCATTCTCTATAAAGGTCGTAAAGAGGTTTGGCGGCAGTATCAGGCGGGACAATATATCCTTGCTTCCGGACTCATTCACCATGTTTATTTCATGTTCAAACCCGTCACGGCGGATGGTTTCCAGATCCATAAAATCTTTCAGGAACTGGATCTCAGCAGCCAACAGTACCGCATGCTGGTTATTATCATACAATTGGTAGCGCAGGAAATCGGATAATTTCAATATAACCAGGGAAGCTTTTTCGGGATCCCTTTTAACCAATACATTGACATTATTCAGCATATTGAACAAAAAATGGGGATTGATCTGGTTTTTAAGTTCTTTGAGTTCCATTTGCAAAGAATTCTTTTCCAGTTCATTAATCCGGATATTATCCACCGACCAGCGCTGGAACAACTTGATGGAAGTAGATGCGAATACGATTAATGTCAGCAGATTGGTCACACTGAGCAGCTCCCGGAACAGGCTTGAAAACCGCTTGACTTCTTTGGTAATCCTGTAAGCTTCAAAATAATGTTCGCGCACCGCTTTCAGGGCCAGGTAACTGAGCCCAATCATCACTACCAGGCTGAACAGGTAGGTGAAATATTTTTCCCGGAACAACAGCTTAGGGACAAGCAGGTACATATTCACATATACTATAATCAGGACATAGGCAATCCACATCAGTTTATGGTAATAATGGTACTCCCCAAAATATTCTTTGGGTTCCCGGGAGTCATAGAAGGTCGCCATAATATAGGCAAAGATCAGCAAGTGCCTGAATATCCTGTATTTTGGTTCTATCAGAAACTGGATAAACCAGTTATTATAACAAATATCTTTCAAACGTTTTTATTTTGCAGTATGGATCTAAAGTACGAAATACGTGAAATAGCGGCTACCTAAGAATTAAATTATACAAAACCCGTAGTAATTTATACCAAAAGTCCTGTCGCTACCCAAACGAGCTACTGCTCGGACTATCTAAAAAAAGCAACAGCAACAGTTGCACTACTCCTGAACTCTAAAAAAACGCTTTTGGTATAAAATACATCCGCTTTTGTATAAAAAACGAGAATACAGTTGTACTCCTACTTACTTTTGAAATAAAAATCATGGTAGTAGCGGAAACAATAGAAGACCAAATTGATATGATCGAAAACTCCGGTCTTTCAGTGAGCGACCAGTATAAAAAAATAAGCGAACTCACCGATCGCTGGAAATTCACTACCTGTTATCCTTCGGATGCGACACACCCTGATTATTCGGAGGCTGTAGAAATCCAGTTTTCAGACCTTGACCTGCAGGAAGGCAAAAACGAATTGAAAATGCTGTTCCGGGATATTGAAAAGGAACTGGATCTGGAACAACGGAATGGATTCTACAATATCAAATTTAAAAAACACAACCGCAATTTTACTCCCGAAGCTATCAATGCTTTAAAACAAGAAATTCTCTCCGGTATCCGAGGGAAGATTATGGTATATCATTATATCCGGCAGATCCAGAAAATTGAAAATGATACCGTCCAGCTGCACACCAACGATTGGTTTTATATTAAAACCTGCAGTAAAAACAATATCCTGGGCTCGCTTCAGAAAAATGCTTCCGGGAATACGAACGGCAAGAAACAATGGTTCGTCATGGTATTGAGTGCCATCCAAAGCCAGTGCAGCCATTTTACCTTTGCGCCTTCTGTATTTACGACTGCCTATGCATCGGGATTCGATAAAATATTTCTTTTTGACTTCTATAAAGGCGAAGTCCTTGAACTCAAAACCGAACCGGTTTACTCTTAACCTAAAAACCCCGGATAATGTCCGGGGGTTTTGTTTTATAAGGCAATTCTATCGTTTACATTTCTATCGGATGCGGAATCGTTTCCGCAGCTGCAGTACCCGCCTGTTTACGTTTTGCCATCTTATTGACACGGTAGATAAAATAAATACTGAGTAAAGAGAATGCTGCCACTACATATCCTACTGTATCATAATGCCCGATCGGGCTCGTTTTTGTTTCCTGTACGATGATCATCCCAGCTGCTGCAGCTGCAATTCCACCTGCAATTTGCTGTAAAGAAGCATTGATACTCATAAAAGCACCACGGTCTTCAGGATCCGGAATTGCACTCGTGAGCGCCATTGACGGAATCATACGGCTCAGAATACCCCCCATCATCAGGACATTAAAGATCAGGATGATCCAGAATGGGGTTGCGGATAAATTGGTATAGGCTATTACAATGATCACAGTCCAGATTGTTGCCAGTGTAAAAATCCTGAATTTACTGAACCTGTCACTCAAACGTCCCACAAAAGGCATCAGTACCAGGGAACTGATTCCGGATACCATAAATAGTAATGGCAATTCCTCGGGAGTGATGTGCAGGTTATTGACTGCAAAAACACTTCCAAAAGGCATCATCATGAATCCACCCACTGCCAATACTGCTGTTGCTGCAAATCCAACTGTATAACTGCCTTTCGTCAATGTGTGCCACAGGTG
The Flavobacterium kingsejongi genome window above contains:
- a CDS encoding class I SAM-dependent methyltransferase; the protein is MKKNDYETIARQLSCPSGQDGIGTGQQMQETNGHMIRETLKVLDADGKSVLELGYGNGAHVGSLSEMYPNADYHGLEISTTMYQEARQLNTTGRQFDWYNGKDIPMDSGSLGVVFSVNTVYFWEDPTQLLQEIYRVLKGTGELVLAFRDREFMASLPFVAYGFQLYSTEELCGLLTTAGFKIRDTYQGTEVSPSILQDMKTKNYCIIIAYK
- a CDS encoding helix-turn-helix transcriptional regulator, with translation MANELMATAKVPDIAIPIDFYRYETDGIVEHSISITDCLLEASYRKILFKHIHLCHGTITIGKGKSIRIVSPEPVFYMNFSLQGESTVRYSSGKTLHYTPLQHNLQYVPDPEFYIDPGKQAGLNTFFLIIFREEYLRQLLPENYDFLDYFMNARTSEKVALLHQDNCSITHEMQSIINEIIGCKRKGILKCLFLEAKIIKLLMLQLEQFELLHYSRESYTLSDYDLKKIHYAKTLVEQNLTHPLSLLELARQSGLNDFKLKKGFKEVYGNTVFGYLKVLRMQEARKLLLDKEQSINAIAHYCGYRFVQNFTRAFKEVYGSTPEKFRKS
- a CDS encoding GEVED domain-containing protein; amino-acid sequence: MARTIVSCCAVLSPLMLQAQEWEAVGDPNGISPTWGSFQNLAKDTNGNYYISYYDGSVAKGTVQKFNGTAWSYPGGTAGITTGTATYNSLVIDTEGNIIYTNQVGWPDSGMEVRKFDGTAWSALPKVTTGSVNFQASAVAADGTLLAANGEAQGTVKKLVNGVWQQVGTTGFAQGVPTYLDMVAGSNGKVYVSFVNGGNLYVYENNTVASTTQPWTAVGGNGFVAYATSSEQYRASMAIDAQDNLYVAYTSPSSAGNKINVKKYNGTAWSQVGAENFSEYRVHYVSIAVSAAGSPYVAFSNFENSPNNKNSVMAFDGTQWHALGSVVATGEAKWNSLIVDNEANLVLAYADESVDRTMVKKFTIGTTTPVAPQPEAGYCPVAFVNGCSLLSINSVVTTGGTTNLSNTNSGCSTNGYGDYTAQTLTASKNSTVSFTVGCSANTAYLKTWIDWNQDEVFEDSEQVYASATAEGTTVTFTVPVPETALTGTTRIRIKAVEGWDGWTACSTNSIGEAEDYTIDVTPTLGTGMYETILFSLFPNPVKQQLTITSVQEIQSVTFYSLLGQQVLKGTGGQHNIGSLERGIYLIQVDFTDGTSRIQKIIKE
- a CDS encoding helix-turn-helix domain-containing protein translates to MKVFYVKNMVCDRCILVVKQLLDAMDIPFKAVGLGEIELARDLEAEQEEEVKGKLAGLGFEWLDNRKFIVVERIKSAVIAYIHHGKNDGEESLSTYIQNTIDKDYSSLSSLFTITQGITIEQYAIQQRIEKAKELLLYDELNLNEISWNLGYSSVQHLSSQFKKLTGLTPTQFKKLKNNLRLPLDKVGTQPEAP
- a CDS encoding heavy metal translocating P-type ATPase; the encoded protein is MDKSVKNTYNIPLEAVDSEHCAMIVDHGLGKIPKITSHTVELNNKRAVVTADLPAQTLSEAVAAIRDLGYGVTTVKKNYAVTNLSCASCAGSVEGTLKQIPGVVAVAVNYANNAAKIEFIPTITDSQALKAAVQASGYDLIIDEGDEARESLEDIRNNQQKALQRKVIGAVLLSIPLVTIGMFFMSMPYANYIMWALATPMVLYYGQQFFVGAWKQAKHRSANMDTLVAISTGTAYIFSVFNTLFPEFWHRLGIHPHVYFEAAGVVIAFILLGKLLEEKAKGNTSSAIKKLMGLQPKFVTVVHEGGYQMEMAIATIQPGAIILVKPGERIAVDGKVTSGSSYVDESMISGEPVAVAKTVGEPVFAGTINQKGSFQFEAQKVGGDTVLAQIIKMVQDAQGSKAPVQKLVDKIAGVFVPVVMGIAVLSFLLWVFLGGPNGFSQGLIAFVTVLVIACPCALGLATPTAIMVGVGKGAENGILIKDAESLETAKKVNAVILDKTGTITEGKPAVTAIRWFTDKTETLQDILYSIEKSSEHPLADAVIEYLKSDARFLDQLAIENKVGEGIEGTFQGITYSIGNPGLTAKRNIPVPPEAQQWMEARLDEAQTVVLFSSAATLLAGIALADRIKPTSKAAITKFHEEGIRVYMLTGDNEQTAKAVSDNLGIDEYRGNVLPAEKADFIKKLQRQGKIVAMAGDGINDSNALAQADVSIAMGKGSDIAMDVAKMTIISSDLTKIPQAIQLSRLTVATIRQNLFWAFIYNLIGIPIAAGLLYPINGFLLDPMYAGAAMALSSVSVVANSLLLKRKKL
- a CDS encoding sensor histidine kinase, with translation MKDICYNNWFIQFLIEPKYRIFRHLLIFAYIMATFYDSREPKEYFGEYHYYHKLMWIAYVLIIVYVNMYLLVPKLLFREKYFTYLFSLVVMIGLSYLALKAVREHYFEAYRITKEVKRFSSLFRELLSVTNLLTLIVFASTSIKLFQRWSVDNIRINELEKNSLQMELKELKNQINPHFLFNMLNNVNVLVKRDPEKASLVILKLSDFLRYQLYDNNQHAVLLAAEIQFLKDFMDLETIRRDGFEHEINMVNESGSKDILSRLILPPNLFTTFIENAIKHSFDAEHPSKVTVEFKIDAKEVVFRCINTKPEEMLVSEKSGLGLVNIKRRLELLYGNSFQLGIVDSDTLYTIHLTLPL
- a CDS encoding MFS transporter, coding for MKTHEVIPFTGYQKLVIFILAMTQFTVVLDFMVMSPLGDMLIKSLSMKPSSFGIAVSAYAFSAGISGLLTAGFADRFDRKKLLLFFYTGFIIGTFLCSMATSYEALVAARIITGLFGGVIGSISMAIVTDLFALQQRGRVMGFVQMGFGASQVLGIPIGLYVANAWGWEAPFVMIAIMAIGIAVLIFTILQPINKHLGLQHDKSAFKHLWHTLTKGSYTVGFAATAVLAVGGFMMMPFGSVFAVNNLHITPEELPLLFMVSGISSLVLMPFVGRLSDRFSKFRIFTLATIWTVIIVIAYTNLSATPFWIILIFNVLMMGGILSRMIPSMALTSAIPDPEDRGAFMSINASLQQIAGGIAAAAAGMIIVQETKTSPIGHYDTVGYVVAAFSLLSIYFIYRVNKMAKRKQAGTAAAETIPHPIEM
- a CDS encoding LytR/AlgR family response regulator transcription factor; translated protein: MNCIIIDDEPLAREGMLLLVNDFPELRVVGCFNGVKKAREFLAENQVDLIFLDIQMPGVNGLEFAQTIAGDTLIIFTTAYSQYALKSYEVDAIDYLVKPILKERFEKAINKALNYQQLLLQTNAKSSLESVASDFMLIKAERKFYKIFFKDILYIEGLKDYVVMYVNDNKIITAMNLKTIYHQLPQTIFVRVSKSYVVNMNHILSFDNHTIYLNNAEIPIGDIYRKNFMDLYLGDSLSGKL
- a CDS encoding heavy-metal-associated domain-containing protein, with translation MKTIHFKTNINCGACVAKVTPVLDDQKGISEWKVDTANPDKTLTVSGEDIAESELIAVLAKAGYKATPLD